CGGGCAGTACTGCGGCAACGCCTACCGACAGTTGCTACGCGACCACGAGGCAGTGCGCTCGCAGAGTCGCCGCGGCGACTGCTATGACAACGCGCAGGCCGAAAGCCTCTGGTCACGCCTCAAAACCGAAGTACTCGAAGTCCGAGAGCGGCCCGTTTTTGCCGATTTAGCGGACGCGCAAGCCAGCGTAGCCGACTATTTTGACTACTACAATCACGAGCGCCTACACTCCAGCATTGATTATCAGACACCGTATCACGCTCATCAACAGCTCCTTCAACTTAGTGCCCTAAACTGTCCAGCGTAATCGGACCACCTCAGGCGTACCCTATTGAAAGGGCAGAGTGAGCACTGTCCTGCGTGGGCTGCCTACCTCCCCCGTGCTGAGGTCGAACGAGTATCACTGAATCGATGGCCAAGGTACCACACCATTGCCGATTCGAGGCAGGTCGCGCAGTAGGACAGGGATGCAGCGAGAACACCATCCACGGCGTCTCTGGAGCCGATAACAGCGTCGTATCAAGTGGGAAGGATCGGGGCACGGAAAGGGTATCGCCTGGCAGCAACGCGACGAGCGGCCGCGCAGGCCGAAGGCTGGTCGAGTCCAACCACATTATCGCCGAATGGTAGCCCTGTGGTCGGCGGCGCAGGTACACCAGGGCCCTGGGATTGAAGCAGACCGTGTCAGTCGACGCATTCGTAAAGCGAAAGGAAAGAGAGATGGAATCGCCCTGCGTGACGAGGCGCGTTGCAGGCACTGTTAGGCGAACAGCGCGCGCGAGGGGATACGGATTCGAAGGAGCACGCCTCACGGGCGAACACGCTAGGAGCAGTCCCAGGGCGGCGAATTCTATCCTTGTCTTTCGGTAAGCAGTTAGTCTGTGACGAATAGGAGGCGGCTGAGTAGCGACGGGCATAATAGAGAGGTATCGTAACCGAAAAATACTAAACGTTTACGCCCGCTTAACCAAGCCAAAATTTACCAGCTTTCCGAGGCCCTGGGTATACCTTACTTTATGTTAAGAGATAAAATTCAGATAAGGGAGTCGCTTTCTAGAAGCGCTCAGCACGGAAAAAGTACTGTTTACTACTAAAGGGGCACGTATCCTGGTTGGTTAGGCTGGCGGGCGCGTCCATATAATTCTTGAGGAGAGAGAGTTAGCTAGGGGACGAGACTTGAGAAGCCCGTACTCATACTTGTAAGTTGGGTCATCTAAGTCAAAAAGTCGCCAGGATAGACCCCGTCTTGGAGCATGAACGACATGGTAGCACTGATTTCAATCAGGCCTGACCCTCGAGCACCTAAAAATTCTAAATGCTCAACATTGGCGAGAGACGTTTCAAATTGAGGACGTAACTCCAAGTTTTTGGTATAGAGTGTGGCACCAGGCCGGGGTTGCTGATAAATCACCATACGGTCCGCAATAGTCGATTCGTCAACCCGCAAATCAGGTAACTCGTCATCCTCAGGCAGTAGTGGCAATGCTCCTACGATAGACCAGAATCCATGCCTAAGGGTGGGGAGCCGGCCTGCAAGTAGGATGGGTTGCATCAGGTAGGTATGCAGGAGAGCCGCGTCAATAGGTTCATCGACCAACGAACGGTAATCAAAAATCTTGATGAGGTCTGGATAGGACTGGTTGCCTTGTACACCAATGACATTAACATATTTCGCGTAAGCGAAGCCCCAGTTGTGGTATAGTGGTATCCGTAAAATGTGCCCAGACTTAAGCCGTTTCGCCATATTGTCTTTTAGTAGTCAATTTATGATAAATAGAAGCCAAACATAAGGCTACTTATTGAGGCTGTCCGAGAAGTCGTTTTATGATAAGTATGAATAATCGTAAACGGACTTATTAAGACTAGACTGAAATTATCAGCCAATTCATAGGTGAACTAAGTGAAAGGGCAACTGGGAAAAAGGCCGCTGGAGCCCACAGCTTATCCAACGGCCTTTTTCTCGTGCTATGGCAGTGCGCCCGGTTAGGATTTTGCCAGCCAGTTGCAGAGCATCAGCCCAAACAAGGCCAACGCGGTGCAGAAAAAGCGGAAGTCTATCTCCTGCCTCCATAATGCCGCCCGTTCCTGGCGGGTGAAGGGGTCGAAAGGCAGGTTTCGCCGCCGTTCCATCAGGGCGCGGCCATACTGGTAGAGGTAATAGCCAGCCGTGGGTATGCCGCCCAGCAACAGGCCCCAGCCCAGCAGCACAAACATGTCATATGTATTCATCAGGGTGCAGGAATAAGTGAAAAAATGCAGCAGCAGTAAGGGCTAGCTTCGTTCACGCTCCATCAACGTGGACCCACCACCCGATTCCCGGGCTACGTCACGCGCGCCCTGCAGGCGGGCGCCCCGGTCTTCCCCATTTTCCTTCACCTGGATACCACTGCTGTTGGCGGCCTTGTCCAAGGTGTCGTTGATGTGCTGGATGTTGGGCGTTTTGGTATGGTAGCTCACCGGCATCTCGACGTGGTTGCCGACTACTTTGGCCTCGCCGACGATGGCCCCTCCCTTACTCAGCTCGCCGCCGATGGTCTCGGCGCGGGCCTTGCCCTTCTCGGGCGTATCATCAATTGAAATCACGGCCTGGTTGAACTTGCCGGTGCGCGTTTCCAGCTCCGGCCCCGGCTGCTGGGGCTTCTGTTCCTTTACCTCGATGCCTTCGCTCTTCGCGGCCGTATCAAGCACTTTGTTTACGCGCTCCAGCTGCTCCTGCTGGGTTTGGTAGGAATAGCGGATGGCAGTACCGGGAACACCGTCGCTCCGTTCCCCCCTGCCCCGACTTGCGCCCCGGCTTTCTGCAGGGCCTCGCGCACGGTGGCCGAGCGCGTGCGCTCCTCCTCCGTGTCGCTTACCAGCACCACCCCTTGCCGCCAATTGCCCGGGCCATGGGGCGGGCCGGCCGCGTAGGCCGATGCAGCCGCAACCGTTGTGCCACTGATGGCCGGTACTTCACCCCCCGTACAGGCGTTGCCGCTCCCGCTGCTGCGTCATGGATTCCTCCAGGTTAATTCCGGGTTGGCGGCCTGCTGTTTCCAAAGTCTGGGCTATGCCGGCGCTCTGTGGGCCCAGCGGATAGCCTCGCCGTGAAATGCTGGCGGCTCAGGTCCTGCCCGCTCTCGCGCTTTTGCAACTCGCTGACGATGGCCCCCTGTTGCTGCAGATCCTGACGCAGCTGCTGGGCGCGTTGCTGCAGGCCTTCCTCAACGATACTGATGCCGACTGTCCGGAACGGCTGCTCGCTCACGCTGGTCGTCGTGGCCACGGCCGGCTGGAGGTGCTGGCGCGGGTTCATTGGCCCGTTCCGGGGTGCGCACGGCGGGGCTGCCTCTACGGCCCGCTCAGCGCCTGGGACCGAGGTGCTTGCCTGCTGTGGCCCGGTTTACCTCGCGGGCCGCGCGGTGGGTTCCTAATACCTCCAGCACTTTGTCCTGCGGCACGGCGGCGGGATGGTAGCTGACGACCATTTCGCGGCCACCAGCCCCATCGGGCAGGGTACCGCCTACCTGCGCTCCTACTTTTACCAATTGCGCCGCCACCGGTGCCAGCTCATCATCGCGCCGGTCCCGCAATACCTGCGTTTTTAAGCCTTCCGCCGGATAGTAATCGCCAGCTTTGTTGCCCCACGCTGGCTGGACCAGTGCCCTGTTGCCCGCCAACGGCAGCCTCGCAGCCTGGGTCCTTGGGGTGGGTTGCCTCCGGGGCCGAAGTTCAGGAAACGCCGGGTTCGCGCTAGCGCCGCTCCAACTCCCAGCTACGTTCCATGGCCCTGAGCCACCCCGTTCCTTGTAGAGTACTGTATCGGCTTGCTGCGCGGCCCGTAGCTACTCCTGTATCTGGGGTAGCTCGGGCTGGTCGATGCGGTAGCCCACCATGATGCGCAACGCTCGCGGCCAGCTGGGTCGCGGTGTCGTTCCACGGCCGTAACAGACGCCCCGGCTTGCTCAAAGTCCTTGCGCATCACCGCAACTTATCCTCGTTGCTGGCCGCCTGCCCGGCATATTGATTTCGGCATAGCGGTAAAGGTGCTCCACGGCCGGGGAGCCGCGCTGCTGCTCGGTGGCTAAGGTCGAATGCTGGCGCTTTTGACGCCCCTACTTCCGGCTGTCCCCCCCGCTCCAACTCCAGCAGGCGCTCGGCTGACAAGGCCGGGTTGCTCATTGAGCGCCGGAAGCTGGCCCTCCTTTCTGCGTTTCCGACAAAAGCCGGTGGATCTGCGGCAGCTCCGTCTGGTCCAGGCGGTGAAGCGACCATCGCCAAATATGTACGCCCCTGCCGGCTCCTGCTGCAGCGGGCTGGGGGTCCCGCCGGCCCGCTCCAACTGCCGCACTGATTCCTGCAGACGCTGCGCATTTTCCACACCACTACCAGCCTCCAACTGCACAAAACGAACCGGATGCGAAGCATCAGGCGTGTGCATACTGCGCGGCACTTCCTCGTAGCTTGGGGCTTTAGTTCCGGCTCCCTCCATTGCTTTTTTCCCGGAAAAATTTGGTCCAGGCCTTCCATAAGGTGCATACCTCCTCCCAGCTCGCTGGCACTCCTGCCCGCGGCCGCTACAAACGGCTTTGAAAGTCAGCTGACGATTGTTTTTATACCGGTGTTTTTTCCAGTCTGCTCCGGACGTCGTTCCAGCGCATCCGCCGTGCGCCGGGCCGTTTGCCCTATGCTCGACCTGCTGCCGGCGTGGCTCCGCCTCATCGCTCCCGGTCAGCGTTAGCCAGGCTTCGCAGGCCTCCTTTGCTGCCGGGCTCCTTCTTCCACTCTACCGGGGCTGCGTTTTGGGCGCATCTGGCACGTTCCCGATGCCCAGGGGATTCTGCTCCGTTTGATAAGCAATGCGTAGCTCCTCGCGCACGAAGCCCGCCGGCGCTTCGACGCGCTGCTGTACCAGGATGAGGACGCCGTCGAGCGCAGATCATCCAGGATCTGTGGGGTACGCGTAATAACGTCCTGGGCCTCTGTCAGGCGGACCGGGCCAGCCCACCCTTCACCGGCTTCCCCAACGCTTACGCGGCGTTCCACATCGTAGCGGTTGCCGCCATTTCACTCATTTGCCGGGTAACTCGGCTGATGGCGCCCATGACGGAGTCCTGTAAATGAAAGCCTAACCAGCTGCGTCTGCTCCCTGCCTGAGCTCTGCCCCGCCAACGGGGCGATAACCCCCCGCTTTTCGCACCACATCGGCCTGCTCCCGCAGCTCGGGGCTTACAGCTGGAAATACGCTGGTCACGAGCGTAGGATTCTGCATTCAGCCCTGCTGGATGGATACGTTGGGCGCAGCGAGTTTACCGCCCTGCCGGCAGCCTGTTCTTCCTGGCTGAATACGGCGGCCCCCGCCAAGCTGCTAGGCCTGCGCGGGCTCCTCGACCATCACGCCGGGACTGCGCTCAGCGGCCCGCGGTACGGCTTCTACGCCTGCAGCCGCCTGGCTTCAGGAGTGCCGGATCATCAATGCAAATCTATCCATCGCTCTTGGTTTCCTGGAGCAACTTCGCGCTGCACGATGTTGCCCACGCCGGCGCCCACAGCCAACAGATCCGAACATACGGGTACGCCCAGTTTTCTCCCCGGCTTTTTCATCGAGTACTATTACAGCGCCTCGCTGCACACCACTCCCCCTAGTTCCTGAACCGTCTGGTAGCGCTCATGCATTGACTTGTCCGCCTGCTGCACGGCCCCCAGCACCAACGGCCCTGGCTGCCGCTTTTCCTGCAGGGCTGCAAATTTCTCCGCTATCGCTATCGCCCCATTCAGGTTTTTCGCGGTCAAGGCCGGTAAAGGCATAATATCCCGCTCCAGTACATTCCGGCTTATTTCAGCAGAATCGGGCCGCCTGCGGGGAGTTGCTTGCTCTTCGAGGCCTTTGCTTAACTCCTTCGTAGCTGCGCTGAAAACCGCCCTACTGTTCCCAAAACTGGCTATCCGGCAGCTCTACTGGCTTAACAGCGGGGGCGGTTGTTAGCTGCCGACGCTCCTGCGCGTGCGCCTCGGTTTCAGTCAGCGTGACGCCAGGGGCGCGCGTGATAATTTCCAGCGCTGGAGCTGCTGATTGCCTTGCGTTGTGGATCGGGGTCGGTCACCAGGTACTGCGCCTGCAGGTGCGTGGTGCGCACACCACTGGCGTGGTCAATTTCCTGTTTCCGGTCAAGGATTGATAGGCCAGCCTTACGAAGGTCCCTGCTCAATCTGGCCGGCTGCTCCGCCCCCATTCTGCCGCTGGCCTTGTTCGACAATCTCCAGCATCAAGGGGCGCTCGATGGGCGAAAACATAGCCTGCTGGGCAGTCACCCCTTTGTCGAATCCGGCCTGCTCGCGGGCGCGCTGCATCCACTGTTCCGTTTGCTGATCGGTCAGATCTAAGTTATAATCTTGCTACTCAGGGCCCGCTATCAAAAACCCAGGCGATTGTCTACGCTCCGCCCCAGACATGCCCGCTTCACGCTGGGCGTGCAGCTCCTGCAGCAAACCGCCCAGCTGGCGGCGATTGGTCGTTAATTCACCGTCACGCGGGCTACAGTCTGGTCGCTGCGTGCGGACCAGCTCCAGCAGCGACGCGGCTTGCTCTCCCCCTTCCCTTGCGCCTGACGTCTGCAGCCTTTCACCACGGGCTGGCCACGACCGCCCTCCCCTCGCGCTGGCGCTCGGTTTTCAAGGTGACTTTCAAATCCGTGTGATACTCGCCCCCGCATTCGGTTGCCGAGTAACGTTGCCGCGCTGCTGCTCGGGCGTTTCACTACCTGTTTCCAGGGCCCACGTTTTGCCGCGGTGCCCGGAAGTCGTTCATGTGGTGGGGGTTGAAGCGCACCCCGGCCGCATCGTTATCGTTGCATAGCACCACCTCTTTCCCATGCTGCCGGTCGATGTCTTTTTGCATCAACTCCACCTGCCGCTGCGAGACGGTGCCGCTGCTGGTGATGTACATGGTACTTGGCCCTGATCCGCCTGGCTGCTCCAGCTGGTACTTGCTCATGGCGTCAATTGAAACTTTCCCCGATGACGATACACTCTACGGCGCTCCCCTTGCCCTGCGTAGGGTGGCTGACCCAGATGCCGTCGCAGGATCCGGGCATCAGTGACGGGAAATTGGTTGCGCTCCTCTGTAGGACGAAAAACCACCTTCGATGAGCAGCGGGAACACCGTGTTCTTATGCGGGCCGTTCTGGCCCGGTCCCGGCGGCCTGCCCTTTCAGAGGCCGGGGCGTTGATCGTCTCGTCGCTCAGGCCCCGCTCACGCAGCAAGCCCCAATCCGTCAGGGCCGGCTGTACGCCCAGAGTCCGCTTCAGCAACTCATCTCGCCGTTGGGGGGGTCCTCCGGCACCGAGGCATCCGGCCCCCGCTCGGCCTGGCGCGTGCGCGTCGGTTCCGGCCACGGGGCCAGCTGCTACCGATCCTCCCCGAAGCGCCCTCTCCCAGGTACTGACGCAGCTGCTGCCGCGTCTGGCCTAGGTTCAGACCATCGGGTCTTTACAAAGTCTACTACCGAGCCGCTGTCCTTCGTGTCGTGGGCGTTTCTCTGCCACAGATCTTGCCTTCCATCACTTTTTGCTGACAATCAGGTT
Above is a window of Hymenobacter sp. J193 DNA encoding:
- a CDS encoding immunity 26/phosphotriesterase HocA family protein; amino-acid sequence: MAKRLKSGHILRIPLYHNWGFAYAKYVNVIGVQGNQSYPDLIKIFDYRSLVDEPIDAALLHTYLMQPILLAGRLPTLRHGFWSIVGALPLLPEDDELPDLRVDESTIADRMVIYQQPRPGATLYTKNLELRPQFETSLANVEHLEFLGARGSGLIEISATMSFMLQDGVYPGDFLT
- a CDS encoding toprim domain-containing protein translates to MSKYQLEQPGGSGPSTMYITSSGTVSQRQVELMQKDIDRQHGKEVVLCNDNDAAGVRFNPHHMNDFRAPRQNVGPGNR